In Trichoderma asperellum chromosome 1, complete sequence, a single window of DNA contains:
- a CDS encoding uncharacterized protein (EggNog:ENOG41), translating to MMKSTKNNEKWKWRSSTASTTGSLSPYQYATESPEPVVESKKSRSLSKAFRSMSSSSLDSMSSGPSRSGSSARKLHKTPSGSGSMIERLQRRVSRDSSISTAPSEIPGSPVEPSFTAMEMIRYGSLKPDSSLLKARSEYLVLTDHSLVKFGSAEAARVVFPQLTQTGSQGRGAQSHHLHALSSKSSYAEIRYEIPLRSIIAVFNEESSSSRFGIELWWSSRSPKIASCKAHFYFALPKERDDWLADIQQAYKARMRKNPIHVTVPENVKIRINHTVQPAEAPDDHPPQSLIFPVTKRFVTAAQKGTAADESQDIIDTATYYLAIGPYLCYFIEILKADYSTLPGDLRLKTSLFGTVSLTRFQASVASHEQRFSMSFRIPFGRETRLDLASTYYRRIIEALTKIDRVLKPMWPQNLQHAIFEIKGLPAPLQLTSGNDLGGLEMSLQAYCVAFNVQIPAWTIEWPTPSEPAFRLLASDELEYSPLQLLAVFRALRYNSFFKAVSFRDVALTSLANKSDYSQYGDTVVYTSLSGVKIPDDYYQILVQATILEQEIHALLFSSESIRHIDFTNTVGLQRSKRPQTGRGSINHTTMRKMSSEIIRPLSMLLKTQLSHCHSISMSGNPIGSSDVAELANVFGLDDVHLKKIDLSNCGLGDIDLNKLWSGLAGQAETIEYIDTSNNSGTVGFDTLTYTLRQLRNIKKLNISGNTRLVSEEPLFAEGALHSWALQELDLSGIVLNDTTVISLARYMESPMSQGLQVMRLNNCGLTGSQVAQLFFSMGKARHMTVHINANRLDDGIGSLCDAIASGYGPWSLFMQMIEFSYEDSFVKLMRALTINKTIECLSLAGCATPDAVSSVACQAASDLFAKNETIRFLDISGYDSKLDEGRLGREFSRSLSGMKFNKRIEHLRVRSQMLNINIGDLAEAISGNQTLHTLDCEGNDFNLSNFWHLVKRIEGNTTIRHFSAFSESELSRTIQKSAEVDVPVVAPRRSSGIFNKLKHEKAPVIVEKPLVQRLSDEWDAAINALNNVLERNQKIYRDEQSPAKLADQVLETCEIEEGTFSVDFGGLASKEFEVHNAAGSSLRRGPSTTNHGSETLKVIVSAPYSGEDPSDTIMRPYSIVSSDGASSPTSQASSNSETGMPTPSEMESPPDKEPGWANTPVAGVTSNGAPEDSFLPSEGYDAEISLLMGRYQSLLGDPTDPIEEEGR from the exons ATGATGAAGTCTACAAAAAACAACGAGAAGTGGAAATGGAGGTCGTCCACTGCAAGCACGACGGGATCTCTGTCTCCATACCAATATGCCACTGAATCGCCGGAGCCTGTTGTTGAAAGCAAAAAGTCTCGTTCCTTGTCCAAAGCCTTTCGCTCAATGAGTAGCTCTTCCCTAGATTCGATGTCTAGTGGTCCGTCTAGGTCTGGATCTTCAGCACGAAAGCTGCACAAGACGCCGTCTGGCTCAGGATCGATGATTGAAAGACTTCAGAGGAGGGTTTCCAGAGATTCTTCCATCAGCACCGCGCCTTCGGAAATTCCTGGTAGTCCCGTGGAACCCAGCTTTACGGCGATGGAAATGATTCGTTATGGATCGCTTAAGCCAGATTCTTCTCTACTTAAAGCTCGCTCTGAATATCTCGTCTTGACAGACCATTCTTTGGTGAAATTTGGAAGCGCGGAAGCTGCTAGGGTTGTCTTCCCGCAGTTAACTCAGACTGGAAGCCAAGGGAGAGGCGCTCAGTCTCACCATCTGCATGCTTTGAGCAGCAAATCTTCATACGCCGAGATTCGATACGAGATTCCCCTTCGCTCCATCATTGCAGTTTTTAATGAAGAGTCCTCAAGCTCTCGATTTGGCATCGAGCTGTGGTGGTCCTCGAGATCGCCCAAGATTGCATCTTGTAAGGCGCATTTCTACTTCGCTCTTCcaaaggagagagacgaCTGGTTGGCGGACATTCAACAGGCATACAAGGCCAGGATGAGAAAAAACCCGATCCATGTGACCGTTCCAGAGAATGTCAAGATCCGCATCAATCATACTGTGCAGCCAGCAGAGGCACCCGATGATCACCCCCCTCAGAGCTTGATCTTTCCGGTAACAAAGCGTTTCGTGACAGCAGCGCAAAAGGGGACAGCCGCGGATGAGTCTCAGGATATCATAGATACCGCGACCTACTATCTTGCTATTGGCCCCTATTTGTGTTATTTTATCGAGATCCTCAAGGCCGATTATTCGACACTACCAGGTGACCTGCGCTTGAAAACTTCACTATTTGGTACGGTATCTTTGACCCGTTTCCAAGCATCAGTAGCATCTCATGAGCAAAGATTCTCGATGAGTTTTCG TATACCGTTCGGTCGAGAAACCCGCCTCGATCTAGCAAGCACTTACTATCGCCGGATTATCGAAGCGTTGACAAAGATTGATCGTGTTTTGAAACCCATGTGGCCCCAAAACCTCCAGCACGCTATTTTCGAAATTAAGGGTCTCCCAGCACCTCTCCAGCTGACATCAGGAAACGATTTGGGCGGTCTTGAGATGAGTCTTCAGGCATATTGCGTCGCGTTTAATGTGCAAATCCCCGCCTGGACAATCGAATGGCCGACTCCGTCAGAGCCGGCTTTCCGACTGCTCGCCTCTGATGAGTTGGAATACTCGCCCCTTCAACTGCTTGCGGTTTTCCGGGCTTTGAGATACAATAGCTTCTTTAAAGCCGTCTCTTTTCGCGATGTAGCACTGACATCGCTTGCGAACAAGAGCGATTATTCGCAATATGGAGATACTGTGGTATACACATCTCTGAGTG GCGTAAAAATACCAGATGACTACTACCAAATTCTTGTTCAAGCTACCATATTGGAACAAGAGATCCATGCTCTGTTGTTTTCATCTGAATCTATACGACACATTGATTTCACGAATACTGTTGGCCTACAACGCTCTAAGAGACCGCAAACAGGTAGGGGATCGATCAACCACACTACGATGCGTAAGATGAGCTCCGAGATCATTCGCCCCTTGTCGATGCTCCTCAAAACACAGTTGAGCCACTGTCATAGCATTTCCATGTCTGGCAACCCCATTGGCTCAAGCGACGTAGCTGAACTAG CCAATGTCTTTGGGCTGGATGATGTGCATTTGAAAAAAATTGATCTATCAAACTGTGGACTTGGGGACATTGATCTCAACAAACTGTGGTCTGGTCTTGCAGGCCAAGCTGAGACTATCGAATATATCGATACGTCAAATAACAGCGGGACTGTTGGCTTTGATACCCTCACTTATACCCTTCGACAACTCCGAAacatcaagaagctcaacATATCAGGCAATACTAGGCTCGTCTCGGAAGAACCCCTCTTCGCTGAGGGTGCGCTACATAGCTGGGCTCTTCAGGAACTGGATCTTTCCGGTATAGTG CTCAACGATACTACTGTGATTTCTCTTGCAAGATATATGGAATCGCCAATGTCTCAAGGGCTGCAAGTGATGCGCCTTAACAATTGCGGTCTCACCGGAAGCCAAGTTgcgcagcttttttttagtatGGGCAAGGCTCGGCACATGACAGTTCATATAAATGCAAACCGGTTAGATGATGGTATTGGAAGCCTGTGCGATGCAATTGCTTCCGGCTATGGGCCCTGGAGTTTGTTCATGCAGATGATTGAATTCAGCTATGAGGATAGCTTTGTCAAGCTGATGAGGGCATTAACCATCAACAAGACGATCGAGTGCCTGAGCTTGGCTGGCTGCGCTACACCGGATGCTGTTAGCAGCGTAGCCTGCCAAGCTGCCTCAGACCTCTTCGCCAAGAACGAGACTATCCGCTTCTTGGATATATCTGGATACGACTCCAAGCTTGACGAAGGCCGGCTGGGCAGAGAATTCTCAAGATCATTAAGTGGCATGAAATTCAATAAGCGAATTGAGCACCTTCGTGTCAGAAGCCAGATGCTGAATATCAACATCGGAGACCTCGCAGAAGCTATCTCAGGCAATCAAACACTGCACACCCTGGATTGTGAGGGCAACGACTTCAACCTCTCTAATTTCTGGCATCTGGTGAAGCGTATTGAGGGTAATACGACGATCCGGCACTTCTCCGCATTCTCCGAGTCTGAACTTTCCAGGACAATACAGAAATCTGCCGAAGTCGATGTGCCGGTCGTTGCGCCGCGCCGCTCCTCGGGCATATTCAATAAGCTGAAGCATGAAAAGGCTCCAGTGATTGTAGAGAAGCCACTTGTTCAACGGCTGAGTGACGAGTGGGATGCTGCCATTAACGCTCTAAATAACGTTCTTGAGAGAAATCAAAAGATCTACCGCGACGAGCAGAGTCCTGCGAAGCTGGCCGACCAGGTACTGGAAACTTGCGAGATAGAAGAAGGCACATTTTCAGTTGACTTTGGAGGCCTTGCCAGCAAAGAATTTGAAGTCCATAATGCTGCGGGCTCTTCCCTTCGACGTGGACCCTCTACTACGAACCACGGCTCGGAAACGTTGAAAGTTATCGTGTCAGCGCCTTACTCGGGCGAAGATCCCAGTGACACAATCATGAGGCCTTATTCCATTGTCTCAAGCGACGGGGCTAGTAGCCCAACCTCTCAGGCCAGCTCTAATAGTGAAACGGGAATGCCAACACCTTCAGAGATGGAAAGCCCTCCGGATAAAGAGCCGGGGTGGGCCAACACACCGGTTGCGGGTGTGACCAGCAACGGGGCGCCTGAGGATAGCTTTTTGCCTTCCGAGGGTTACGATGCTGAGATAAGCTTACTGATGGGGAGATACCAAAGCCTCCTCGGCGATCCGACAGATCCcattgaggaggagggcaGGTAA